A segment of the Candidatus Ryanbacteria bacterium CG10_big_fil_rev_8_21_14_0_10_43_42 genome:
TAGTCATCATACCATCCTTCTTTGCCGCCGTTTCAATATCATCGGCGGTGGCATTTTGTGCTACGAGGCGTTTGATGTTTTCGTTCATAAATAAAACCTCATGAATACCGATACGTCCGTGATATCCATCCGCGCATTCCGCTGTTTTTTTAGGGCGATAAAAGGGAATATCATCCCATCCGGTTCCTTTTTTTATAATATGTTCGTCTTCAAGAAGAGTTCGCACGCGTTCCAGATCAATTCCCGCTTCAAGATGAGCAATATCTTCTTTTGTTAATGTATATTGCTCCTTTTCCGCACACAAGGTGCGCACGAGCCGTTGCGCTATAATGACATTTACGGTGGATGCGATAAGGAATGGCTCTACTTTCATATCCAAAAGGCGGGGCAGGGAGCCGGCCGCCGAGTTTGTGTGCAGGGTGGAAAGAACAAGGTGTCCGGTAAGAGCGGCATTTATGGCAAGGGAAGCGGTTTCCTGATCTCGAATTTCTCCCACCATTATAATGTCAGGGTCTTGCCGGAGAAGAGAACGAAGTCCATTTGCAAATGAAAATCCAATATCTGGTTTTACCTGGCTTTGATTAATGCGCGGCATACGGTATTCCACCGGATCCTCAATAGTGGAGATATTTACCTCCGGCGTGTTGAGTAAATCAAGAACAGTATAAAGGGTGGTTGTTTTTCCTGATCCGGTAGGTCCGGTTGCCAGTATCATGCCGGTGGGGCGTTTTATATTGGCGTGTATTTTTTCTAGCTGATCTCCATGAAAGCCCAATTTTTCAAGGGTGAACCCTTTGGAATTTTCGGGCAAAAGACGTACAACAATCTTTTCTCCTTCTGCAATCGGCAAGATAGATACCCGAAAAGAAACCTTGTATTCATCGGTTTCTAGCTTAAATCTTCCGTCTTGCGGTAGGCGGTGTTCATCGAGTTTCAGGCTTGAGAGCACTTTAATGCGCGCCACAATACCGGGCGCCACCGTTTTAGGAAGAACCATGGCGTCATGAAGAATACCGTCCAGGCGATACCGTACAAGCACTTCTTTTTCCATGGGTTCTATATGTATGTCGGATGCTTTTTGTAATATGGCATGGCGAATAAGCGTATCCACAATTTTAATGATGGGAAGATCTTCAGCGATTTTCTTCAAATCTTCCGGTGTTTGATCCGTTTCAGAAAAGGAAGATTCTTCCAGGCTTGGAAGTGGCGCCACAGCCGCCGACTCCTGTTTTATAATATCTCCAAATTCTGCTTCAAGACTTTTTTGGTATTGTTGTAAGGCGTGTTTTATGGACGCTGTAGTGGTAAAGCGCGGTATGATGCGCAGATTGGATTTTTTCTTTATAAAATCAATGGTAGCCATATCTTCCGGATCTATCATAGCAACTTCAAGATCCTTTCCTTGTTTGCGAAATGCAATAATATTATGCCTGCGCGCAATGGGTTCCGGAATAATGCGGAGTATGTCATCATCAATTTTTTCCTTTTCCAGGCTGATAAAAGGAATGCCCAAAATATACGCCTGCAGACGCATGAGTTCGTCCTCCTTTATTTTTCCGGTCGCAATAAGGATGTGGGATAACTTATCCCCTTTGTCTTTTGCTTGCTTTTCCGCTTCATCCAGATCTTTTTTGGAAAGGAGCTCTGCGTCAAGAATAAACGCCTTAAGTTGTTGTTCTTCAACGTGGAGTGGCATGGTAAAAGTTAAATGGATGCTTTAATTTTTTGGCAAATTTCATCTAAGCTGTAGTTTGCCTTTATTAAATTATGTTTTAGTACCAAGATGCGGTGTCTTTTTTTGTTTCCCCCTAAACTGATTCGTTTTTGATAAAAAGGGATTATAGCCATGGAAAGTTTATTATATGGTAACGTCACGTTTTGTGACTTTTGACGGCACTTGTGAAGAGTCTGTTTTGGTCGAATCTGCATGGAGTAATGTCTTTTTCGGCGTGATGGGTAAGGTAAACCAAAAGGTTGTATGCTTATCTTCAGCGCTGGTAAATCCCATAGAGCCACCCGCACCGGTAACAATTGCTTTTGCTACATAAAGTCCGAGCCCGCTTCCTTCCGTTTGCCATTTAATAGATGTTCGTGCGCGGAAAAACTTTTCAAATATACGGCCCTGATCTTCGTAGGGTATGGAAATACCTTTGTTTGTTATGGACCATCGGACATATTTTTTCTCTTTCCGCAAAGAAATAGTTGCCGTAGTACCGGGGTAACTGTAGCGAATAGCGTTATCAACAAGATTTTGCACCACCCAACGCGTATAGATGGCATCTCCCATGGTAAGCGGCAAGTCGGAGGGTATATCCTCTATAGCAAGTGTGATCTCGGATTTAGTGGCGGCATCACGATATGCCGTTACGATATCGGCGGTAAGATCGGCGATGGAGAGGGGTTTTAAGGTAAGGGAAAGTTGGTCATTATCGATTCTGCTAACGGCAAGCAGATCATTTACTAAGCGAAGCATGACATCGTTTTGATTATTGATCATTTCAAGCTGTTCTCGTACTTCAGGCAGGTAGTTTTTTTCCTCCAATAAAACTTCCAACTGCCATTTTACGGAGGTAAGCGGACTTCGTAGTTGATGTGACGCAATGCTTACGAATTCGGCTTTTGCACGTGCGGCTTCCGCCATTTGTTCGAATGAGCGGATAATAATATGGCTAAGGGCAAATAAAACAGCGGTGACTCCCGGTACAACGATGAGAGTAATTTCGGGAGTAGCATATCGTTCAGCGGCAATAAAGGTACCGAGGATGGCGCAGATAATAACGATTCCCATGATAATAAAAAGAAAATGAGGACACGCCCACAACACGACATGATAACGTGCGCACTGTTCTGAAATATTCAGTTCCCGAAAGATGTTATGTATAGTCATGCAATCAGTATATCATGCGTATATTTTCCAACAATGGATAGAAGTCATGTATGTACAAATTAATCCCCAACCTTCATACTTACAATCAAAATAGGAGGCTCTATGTCGTTTACATTAATGCTTTGTTTTTTTTCGGGAGCGGTTTTATTTATGATGTGTTCAACCATAGTCGAGAGGTGCAGAGCGTTCCCCGAAATATTGTACGTGCTGTTGCGGATTTGTTCGGGGGGTTGTCTCTTGGGTGGCGTAGCTCACATACCTTGGATGCTATACGGACCCATGGGGTATGTAGGAATAGTGCTGGGCGGCATCATGGCCTGTATCTTATTTGTCATGATCATAGCAATAGCTAATATGTGGATGATTGGTTACGATATTGGTTGACGACAGGTCGAAAAATATGGTACTATGCACACATATTCGGTTTTGCTTTGTTGTTATTGTCTGCTTGAGAGAGCGGACATTTTTATTAGTAGGCATCGGGCGCGCTGTCGTGGGAAGCGTCTCAATGCCTAAATCATAACATCCACTATCATGATGGATTTAAAAGTAGTTCATTCTATGCTCGATCAGCTTGCCGAGGAAAAAGGTATTTCCAAGGAAAAAGTGCTTGAGACCATAGAAATGGCATTGGCGGCGGCGTATAAAAAAGATTATGGCAGAAAAAGCCAGATCATACGCGCCGAGCTTGATGCCGCCACCGGTGCGGTGATATTTTCGCAGATAAAAATTGTTGTCGACGAAACGCTGGTAAAAACAGAAGAAGAAATTGAAGCCGAAGAAGAAACTCATACGGAGGAGGATCCGACAAAACAAGACGAGGCATTGCGCCGTTCCGGAAGAAAAAATAAAGAATACGAAATGGAAGACCTCCCGAAAGAAGGGGAAGAGAAGCGTATTCGGTTTAATGCGGAGCGTCATATCATGCTTTCGGACGCCCGTGCCATAAAAAAAGACGCGGAATTGCATGATGAGCTCGTATTTCCCTTGGAAACCCATGATGATTATGGACGCATCGCGGCTCAAACCGCAAAGCAGGTTATCATTCAGCGCATTCGTGAGGCGGAGCGGGAGGCGGTGTTTGATGAATTTCAGGACCGGGAGGGAGAAATTATTTCCGGCATAGTACAGCGTATCGAAGGAAAAAACGTATATGTTGATTTAGGGCGTACCACGGCACTCTTGGCTCCCGAAGAACAGGTGGTGCAGGAACGGTATCGCATCGGAGAGCGTATGAAAGCACTTTTGTTTTCGGTGGATCGGGAAGCAAAAGGACCGTCTCTTCGCTTGTCGCGCTCGCATCCCCGATTTGTTATGAAATTATTTGAGCTGGAAGTCCCCGAAATTGCAAACGGAGCGGTGGAAATTAAAGCAATCGCCCGCGAGGCAGGGGCTCGATCAAAAATTGCGGTTGTGTCTCACGAAGATGGCGTGGATCCGGTTGGTTCTTGTGTGGGACAAAAGGGCGTGCGGGTCAGTACCGTTATTGCGGAGTTGGGCGGTGAAAAGATAGATATCATCGAATGGGATGAGGATCCTATGCGATTTATCTCCAATGCTGTTGCTCCTGCAAAGGCGCTGGAGGTTATTCTTTCAGAAGAGGAGCGTTCCGCTAAAGTGATGGTGGGAGGAGATCAGCTATCTCTTGCAATCGGAAAGGGCGGACAGAATGTACGCTTGGCGGCAAAACTGACCGGATGGAAAATTGATGTGCGTTCAAAGGACGGAAGTTCTCCGGAAGACGTATTTGTCGGCGAGGCGGACGAAGAGGATGACATATCTTTAGCGTCTGACTCTACGGAAGACCCGGACGATTCTTCGGAAGAAGAGAAAGAATAATAACTATCCTATTACGAATTAGAATATAAATATCATGATTGAATTATTTGCTATCGGTATAAGCGGTATCGCCATTCTTTATGCATTTTTCTTGATGCGTAGTATTACAAAGGCGGATACCGGAAATGATGAAATGCAAAGCATAGCCACCGCCATTCAGGAAGGCGCCCAGGCATACTTGAAACGGGAATATCGTGTTATCGCAATTGTTGCCGTTATTGTTGCTGTTTTGCTCGCGGTATTTTTGAGTATGAATGTGGCGGTTGGGTTTATTATTGGTGCCGTCGCATCCGGATTTGCGGGGTATCTTGGTATGAAAACAGCAGTACTTGCAAATGTGCGCACGGCAGAAGCGGCGCGGAGTGGTATGGACGGCGCATTTCGTATGGCGTACCGGGGAGGTGCCGTTACAGGATTTTTAGTCGTAGGACTTGGTCTTTTGGTGGTGTCCGGTCTTTGGTATGTGGTAAAAGATACG
Coding sequences within it:
- the nusA gene encoding transcription termination/antitermination protein NusA (modifies transcription through interactions with RNA polymerase affecting elongation, readthrough, termination, and antitermination) codes for the protein MLDQLAEEKGISKEKVLETIEMALAAAYKKDYGRKSQIIRAELDAATGAVIFSQIKIVVDETLVKTEEEIEAEEETHTEEDPTKQDEALRRSGRKNKEYEMEDLPKEGEEKRIRFNAERHIMLSDARAIKKDAELHDELVFPLETHDDYGRIAAQTAKQVIIQRIREAEREAVFDEFQDREGEIISGIVQRIEGKNVYVDLGRTTALLAPEEQVVQERYRIGERMKALLFSVDREAKGPSLRLSRSHPRFVMKLFELEVPEIANGAVEIKAIAREAGARSKIAVVSHEDGVDPVGSCVGQKGVRVSTVIAELGGEKIDIIEWDEDPMRFISNAVAPAKALEVILSEEERSAKVMVGGDQLSLAIGKGGQNVRLAAKLTGWKIDVRSKDGSSPEDVFVGEADEEDDISLASDSTEDPDDSSEEEKE